The following is a genomic window from Pseudomonas sp. FP2335.
GGTGATCGCAACTGCAGCCGGGTCGCCGGTGTATTCGCGGTCGGTGGTGCCGATGATGGTCAGGTGGTTGAGGTACGGAATGGTGAAGACGATGCGCTGGTCTTCGTTCTGCAGGATGTGCGCGTGGGCGCCTTCGTAGAGTTTCGGCACGATCAGGTGGCTGCCCTGGATCAGGCGGATGCCGTAGGGCGAATCCAGCTTCAGGTCATCCTTGATGAACTTGGCGACCCATGGGCCGGCTGCGTTCACCAGTGCACGGGCACGGATCGAGAACAGGCTGCCATCGGCGCGTTCCATGTTCATTTCCCACATGCCGTTGCTGCGGTGTGCGCTGATGCAACGGGTCTGGGTGTGGATGTGCGCGCCTTTTTCGCGGGCGGCCATGGCGTTGAGGACTACGAGGCGGGCGTCATCGACCCAGCAGTCGGAGTATTCGAAGCCTTTGGTGATTTCGCTTTTCAGCGGGCTGTCCGGGCCGAACTTGAGGCTTTTCGAACCTGCCAGCTTTTCACGCTTGCCGAGGTGATCGTAGAGGAACAGGCCCGCGCGAATCATCCAGGCCGGACGCAGGTGTGGGCGGTGCGGCAGCACGAAGCGCATTTGCTTGACGATATGCGGCGCCTTGGCCAGCAGCACTTCACGTTCGGCGAGGGCTTCGCGCACCAGGCGGAATTCGTAATGTTCGAGGTAGCGCAGGCCGCCGTGGATCAGCTTGCTGCTGGCGGAAGAGGTGTGGCTGGCCAGGTCGTCCTTTTCGCAAAGGAATACCGACAAACCGCGCCCGGCTGCGTCTGCTGCAATACCGACGCCATTGATCCCGCCGCCGATAACGGCCACGTCATAGACTTCGGCAAGCGGTGGGGCAGGCAAGGTGGAAGGGTTCATCGGCTGGCCTCGCGATTTTTATCTTGGAATTCGAACATTAATGTTCATTTGCGAAAATGGTAGCTGATAAACGCGCCCACAGCCACCCGACTTCGATTGAAAAAATTCATCGACGGGCTGGAGAGGGAAAAATTGTGAACATGAGCCAGATGCAGGCTTGGGGAGGTCGGTGTTGGATAGATCGCCTTCGCGAGCAAGCCCGCTCCCACATTCGACCGCATTCCTATGCTGGAACTCGGTCAAGTGTGGGAGCGGGCTTGCTCGCGAAGGTGGCGGCGCAGGCGCCGGAGAAGTCGAAGGTTTTAAACGACTTCCAGCCGCACCTTATGGTCATTCAACAATTGCACCAACGCCGGCACCGGCTGCTGATCGGTGACCAAACAATCCACCAGGCTGATTGGCCCCAGGCGAATCATGGCATTGCGCCCGAATTTGCTGGAGTCCGCCGCCAGGATCACCTGACGCGCATTGGCGATGATCGCCTGGGAAACCCGTACTTCCTGATAGTCAAAGTCCAGCAGGCTGCCGTCTTCATCGATGCCGCTGATGCCCACCAAGGCGAAATCCACCTTGAACTGGTTGATGAAATCCACACTGGCCTGACCCACCACGCCACCGTCACGGCGCACATTACCGCCGGTCAGCAGCACATCGAAGTCGTCCTTCGCGCTGAGCATGCTGGCGACGTTGAGGTTGTTGGTGATGATTTTCAGGTGGCTGTGGTTGAGCAGCGCACGGGCGATGGATTCGGTGGTGGTGCCGATATTGATGAACAACGAGGCGTGATCGGGGATCTGCGCGGCGATGGCTTCGCCGATGCGCTGTTTCTCGTCGCGCATCTGGTCGGCCCGCATGGCGTATGCGGTGTTTTCGACACTGGAGTCATAGGCCGCGCCGCCGTGGTAGCGGCGCAGCAGATTGGCGTCCGCCAGCTGGTTGATATCGCGGCGGATGGTTTGCGGGGTGACGACGAATAGCTGCGCCATTTCCTCGATGCTGACGTAGCCGCGTTCGCGGACCAGTTCGAGGATTTGTTGTTGGCGGGGAGGCAGATTCATTGGGCGTCCTTTGGGCTGCCATACAAAAGTGGCCCATGATGACGCAGGAATCTGCTCCCTGCCAGTTACAACCGGATGTTGGCTTATTCAGCGCCTTCGTGGGGCTCCCAGTCACGGGTGCGGCTGACCGCTTTTTGCCAGCCGGCGTAGAGCTTTTCTTTTTCCTTTTCTTCCAATTGCGGTTCGAATTCGCGCTCGATCACCGCCTTGCCGCGCAACTCGTCCAGGCTGCCCCAGAAGCCACACGCCAAGCCAGCCAGGTAGGCCGCACCGAGTGCGGTGGTTTCGCGCATTTGCGGGCGCTCGACCTGGGTACCGAGGATGTCGGCCTGGAATTGCATCAGGAAGTTGTTGGCAACCGCGCCGCCGTCCACGCGCAGGGCCTTGAGGCGTTCGCCCGAGTCCTGTTGCATGGCGTCGAGTACATCGCGCGTCTGGTAGGCAATCGACTCCAGGGCCGCACGAATGATGTGATCCACGCGTACGCCACGGGTCAGGCCGAACAGTGCGCCACGGGCGTACGGGTCCCAGTACGGCGCGCCCAGGCCGGTGAACGCAGGCACCAGATACACGCCGTTGCTGTCCTTGACCTTGCCGGCGAAGTATTCGGTGTCGTGGGCGTCATTGATGATTTTCAGCTCATCACGCAGCCACTGCACGGTGGAACCGCCGTTGAAGACTGCGCCTTCGAGGGCGTAGGCCACTTCGCCACGCGGACCGCAAGCGATGGTGGTGAGCATGCCGTGCTTGGATTTGACCGCCTTGTCGCCGGTGTTCATCAGCAGGAAGCAACCCGTGCCGTAGGTGTTCTTGGCCTGGCCGGCTTCGACGCACATCTGGCCGAACAGTGCGGCTTGCTGGTCACCGGCGATACCGCCGATGGCGATGCCGCTTTTGGTGCGGCCGTAGATTTCCGACGACGACTTAACTTCCGGCAGCATTTCCCGCGGAATGTCGAGGATCTCCAGCATCTTCGCATCCCACTCCAGGGTGTGGATGTTGAAGAGCATGGTGCGCGAGGCGTTGGTGTAGTCGGTGACGTGGGTCTTGCCGCCGGTAAATTTCCAGATCAGCCAGCTGTCGACGGTACCGAACAGCAGTTCGCCGTTGCGCGCGCGCTCGCGGCTGCCTTCGACGTTGTCGAGGATCCACTTGAGCTTGGTGCCGGAGAAGTACGGGTCGGTGACCAGGCCGGTGGTGTCGCTGATGTACTGCTCGTGGCCGTCGCGCTTGAGTTGCTGGCAGATCTCGGTGCTGCGGCGGCATTGCCAGACGATCGCGTTGTAGATCGGGCGGCCGGTCACCTTGTCCCACACCACGGTGGTTTCACGCTGGTTGGTGATGCCGATCGCGGCGACCTGATCATGGTGCAGGCCAGCCTGGGCCAGGGCTTCGACCATCACCGCGCTCTGGGTGGCGAAGATTTCCATCGGGTCATGCTCGACCCAGCCCGCTTGCGGGTAGTGCTGGGCGAATTCGCGCTGGGCGGTGCAGACCACGTTGGCGTCACGATCGAAGATGATCGCCCGCGAACTGGTGGTGCCTTGGTCAAGGGCGATGATGTAGTTCTTATTCTGAATGTCGGTCATGTCGAATGCCTTGGAAAATAAGAAGATCGGTAATCAGCCTGGGCCGCAAAAAGGGCAGGTGGGTCCAGGCTGGCGCTATCAGGAAATACGGGTCTTGCCGTTGACAGCCGTGTCAGGTGTTTCTTCAACTGCAGCAGGTGCGGCGCTCGGCAGATGGCGGGCAATCAGCCCGCGATAGGCCGCGGCGCCGAGGCATGCACCCACGATCGGGCCGAAAATCGGCACCAGGAAATAAGGAATGTCGCGGCCGCCGGTGAAGGCTATTTCACCCCAGCCAGCGAAAAAGGTCATCAGCTTGGGCCCCAGATCCCGCGCCGGGTTCATCGCGAAACCGGTCAGTGGGCCCATGGCGCTGCCGATCACCGCAATCAACAGGCCGATCAGCAGTGGGGCCAGCGGGCCGCGTGGCAGGCCGTTGTTGTCATCGGTCAAGGCCATGATCACGCCCATCAGGATCGCGGTGATGACCATTTCCACCAGGAACGCCTGGGCGGTGCTCAGCAGCGCATGGGGGTAGGTGGAGAACACCGAGGCCAATTCCAGGCTGGCTTGTGAGCCGCGCACCATATGGTGGGTTTGTTCGTAATCGAAAAACAGGTTGCTGTAGAGCGTGTACACCAAGGCCGCGGCGCAAAAGGCGCCGGCGATCTGGGCGAGGATGTAGAAGGGCAGTTTGCGCTTTTCGAAATCGGCGAAAATACACAGGGCGATACTCACCGCCGGGTTGAGGTGAGCCCCGGAAATACCGGCGCTCAGATAGATCGCCATGCTGACGCCGATCCCCCAGATAATGCTGATTTCCCACAAACCAAAGCTGGCACCCGCGACCTTGAGCGCAGCGACACACCCTGTACCGAAGAAGATCAGAAGCGCAGTGCCCAGGAATTCGGCCATGCATTGGCTCGAAAGTGAAGGCTGTTGAAGAGCAGTTGTCATGGAAAACCTCAGTTGTTGTTCTTGTCTGGCGCACGACCTCAACGGGGCGTTGCGCGATTTTCACCGTGGCAAGGATCCCCATCCCGGACACGGCTTACTGCTCGAATGTTGCAGGTCTATTCCTACAGTATTCGGAAACGAAAAAATATAGACAAGAATCACTGCTGTCAAAGGTCGAAAGTGAACCATTGGTCACTTTCAAACTATTGAGCTGGTGAATGATCATGCTTGTAACGTTGTGTGTGTTTGCCAAAGTGCGCGCAGTAGAGCGTTTTACGTGGGGTTGGCCTAGAATTGGCGATCTGTTTGCCACGCTTGGAGCCAGCATGACCCCTGCATTGGACCTGTTGAAAAAAGTTCGCGCCGAACATCACATCCACAGTTATGAACATGACCCCAAGGCCGCTTCCTATGGCCTGGAAGCCGCGGAAAAGTTGGGACTTGATCCGGCGCAGGTGTTCAAGACCTTGCTGGCCAGCAGCGAGAAGGGTGAATTGTTGGTGGCGGTGGTGCCGGTCGTCGGAAGTCTGGACCTGAAGGCCCTGGCGCAGGCGGCGGGGGTGAAAAAAGTCGAAATGGCCGACCCGGCGGCAGCGCAGCGCTCTACCGGGTACCTGCTGGGGGGGATCAGCCCGTTGGGGCAGAAGAAGCGTTTACGCACGTTTATCGATGAAACGGCGCAGCCGTTTGCGACGATTTTTGTCAGTGCGGGGAGGCGGGGGCTTGAAGTGGAACTGTCGGCGGCGGTGCTGGCGGAGCACACCCAGGCCAAATTCGCGCCGATTGGCCGGGCGTAAACCTACGCTGGGGTGTACCTGGATCAAAATGTGGGAGCGGGCTTGCTCGCGAATGCAGAGTTTCAGTCGATACAGTCATCACTGATAAGCCGCATTCGCGAGCAAGCCCGCTCCCACTTTTTTTGAGCCGGTGTCTTCAGGTGGCCGGGCTGTAGCGTCTTACGCCTGATTCGGATTGGGGAATCTGCGCCGCAACGCTGCCCGAAGCCTGGAACAGCACCAGATGTTCCGCCGCCACCCGAATCCCTACATCCGCGCCGATCTGATGGTCCGCATGGCTCGGGAAGATCGACTCCAGCTGCGCGCCCGTCGGCAGTTGCAGTCGGTACAAGGTCGACGCACCGAGAAACGTCTTGCCGACGATGCGCGCTTTCAACGCGCTGTCCGGCGCATACACGAGGTCATCCGGACGCAGCAGAACATCCACCGCGCCACCCGTTGGCCAGGTGTAGGCGCGATTGCCGCGCAGTTCACCCAGTTCGGTGCTGACCGACTCCGGCGTGCTCAATTGGCCGCGGATAAAATACCCCTGGCCGATAAAACTGGCGACGTACGGGGTCTGCGGCTCGTGATAGAGGTTGTAGGGGGTATCCCATTGCTCCAGGCGGCCTTCCTTGAATACACCGACCTGGTCGCTCACGGCGAACGCTTCTTCCTGGTCGTGGGTGACCAGAATCGCACTGGTGCCCCGGACCTTGAGGATGTCACGCACCTCATGGCTGAGCTTGCGCCGCAGTTCGCCGTCGAGGTTGGAGAAGGGTTCGTCGAGCAGCAGCAGTTGCGGCTCCGGCGCCAGTGCGCGGGCGAGGGCAACGCGTTGCTGCTGGCCGCCGGACAGCTCGTGGGGGAAGCGTTTGCCGAGGTTCTTCAGGTTGACCAGTTCCAGCAGTTCGGCGACCACGTGGTCTTTTTTCGGGTGCTTGCGGATGCCGAACGCGATGTTGTCCGCCACGCTGAGGTGGGGAAACAGTGCGTAGTCCTGGAACACCATACCGATACGACGTTTCTCCGGCGCCAGGGTGAAACCGGCGCTGGAGATCACTTCGCCGGCCAGGCTGATTTCACCTTCGTGCACCGGCTCGAAACCGGCTATCGCCCGCAGGGTGGTGGTCTTGCCGCAGCCCGAGGAGCCCAGCAGGCAGCCGATGTCACCGGCATTGAGGTGCAGGTTGAGGTTCTGCACCACCCGTTGATCTTGATAGCCGCATGCCAGATTGCGCAGGTTCAGCAGGAGTGGATGGCTCATGCGTGATGGTACGAAGGCGGGACGAGGAATTCGAGCAGGGCTTTCTGCGCGTGCAGGCGGTTTTCGGCCTGGTCCCAGGCGACGGAGCGCGAATCGTCAAGCAGGTCGAGGCTGATTTCTTCGCCACGGTGGGCTGGCAGGCAGTGCATGAACAACACGTCCGGCGCGGCCAGGTCGAGCAGGGCACGGGTGACCTGGAACGGCGCGAACAGCGCGAGGCGCTTGGCGGTTTCGTCTTCCTGGCCCATGGAGGTCCAGACGTCGGTGCTGACCAGGTGAGCGCCGATCACGGCATCCCGTGGGTCACGAACGACGGTGACGCGCTCACCTGCCTGTGCGAGGAAGCGTGCGTCAGGCTCGTAGCCTTCCGGGCAGGCAACGCGCAGTTGGAAGTCGAACTGGATCGCCGCTTCTATATAGCTGTTGCACATGTTGTTGCCGTCGCCGATCCAGGCCACGGTCTTGCCCTGGATCGAACCGCGATGCTCAAGGAAGGTTTGCATGTCGGCCAGCAACTGGCACGGGTGCAGGTCGTCGGACAGGCCGTTGATCACGGGCACGCGGGAGTTGGCGGCGAATTCGGTGAGGGTGCTATGGGCGAAGGTACGGATCATCACCGCATCAAGCATGCGCGACATGACGATCGCGCAATCGCTGATCGGCTCGCCACGGCCCAGTTGGGTGTCGCGCGGTGACAGGAAGATGGCTTGGCCACCCAGCTGGATCATGCCGGCTTCGAAGGACAGGCGGGTGCGGGTCGACGATTTCTCGAAGATCATCCCGAGAACGCGGTTTTTCAAAGGCTCGAACAGTACGCCGCGGTTACGCAGGTCTTTAAGCTCAATGCCTCGACGGATCACGCTGACCAGCTCTTCGGGCGTGCAATCCATCAGAGAGAGAAAGTGCCTTGCGCTCATCATTAACTACCTTTTTGCAACAGACCGCAGATACTCAAAGCCTTGTTTATTGTGACAACGGGCGAGACCTGCGGCGAAAGCCGCACGGGGCGACGAAATAGGGGAAGGCGCGATATTGACATTAAATGTCGCGTCTTACCAATAGGGCTACGTTTTTAGGGGTGTTCAAGAAGGGCGCGAGAGCGCTTTTGAAGACGAATTCCATACGGCAGCGGGCCATTTGTACACTGGCGCCGCAACCTTTTGCAATGCGCGGCGGCGGGCTTGGGCCCGGTTGCGTCGGTTTCAGCGATGCTTTGCGGGCTTCTGAAACATTTGCTCACTCTTAGCCATGGCCGGGCCTGATGCCCGTCGATTCACACCGCGAACGTTGGTGGCGCCCCTGCATGTGGCGGCTCATAGTTGAGTCAAAGCCCCTATAAAGAGACTGGCCATGACCAAGACTCTCCACCACCGTGCCTGCCATCTGTGTGAAGCCATCTGCGGCCTGACCCTGGAAACCACCGAGGCCGACGACGGCAGCCTGGCGATCACCTCGATCAAGGGTGATGCGCTGGATACGTTCAGCCGCGGGCATATCTGCCCCAAGGCGGTGGCACTGCAGGACATCCAGAATGACCCGGACCGCCTGCACCAGCCTATGTTGCGGGTGGGCAGCGAATGGCAGCCAATCCCGTGGGAAGACGCCTTCGCCCTTGTAGCCGAGCGCCTGGCGGGTATCCAGGCCCGGCACGGCCAGAATGCGGTGGCGGTGTACCAGGGCAACCCCAGCGTGCATAACTATGGGTTGATGACCCATAGCAACTACTTCCTGGGCCAGTTGAAGACGCGCAACCGCTTCTCGGCGACCTCGGTGGACCAGTTGCCCCACCACCTCACCAGTCACCTGATGTACGGTCATGGCCTGTTGCTGCCAATTCCGGACATCGATCACACCGATTTCATGCTGATCCTCGGCGGCAACCCATTGGCATCCAACGGCAGCATCATGACCGTGCCCGATGTAGAGAAGCGCCTCAAGGCCATCCAGGCCCGTGGCGGTAAAGTGGTGGTGGTCGACCCACGGCGCAGTGAGACAGCGGCGATGGCCGATCAGCACCTGTTCGTGCGCCCCGGCGGAGATGCGGCGTTGTTATTTGGGGTGCTCAACACCTTGTTCAGTGAAAACCTGACTCGCGACAGTCACCTGCCGGTCGCTGGCCTGGACGATGTGCGCCAGGCAATCGTCGGGTTTAC
Proteins encoded in this region:
- the glpD gene encoding glycerol-3-phosphate dehydrogenase; protein product: MNPSTLPAPPLAEVYDVAVIGGGINGVGIAADAAGRGLSVFLCEKDDLASHTSSASSKLIHGGLRYLEHYEFRLVREALAEREVLLAKAPHIVKQMRFVLPHRPHLRPAWMIRAGLFLYDHLGKREKLAGSKSLKFGPDSPLKSEITKGFEYSDCWVDDARLVVLNAMAAREKGAHIHTQTRCISAHRSNGMWEMNMERADGSLFSIRARALVNAAGPWVAKFIKDDLKLDSPYGIRLIQGSHLIVPKLYEGAHAHILQNEDQRIVFTIPYLNHLTIIGTTDREYTGDPAAVAITEGETDYMLKVVNAHFKQQLSRDDIVHTYSGVRPLCNDESDNPSAITRDYTLALSGGTGEAPILSVFGGKLTTYRKLAESAMAQLAPYFTQMRPSWTAKASLPGGEDMTTPEALAEAIRQKFEWVPSEIARRWSTTYGSRTWRLLEGVQSLADLGEHLGGGLYTREVDYLCTEEWATQSQDVLWRRTKLGLFTTPEEQANVQRYLSKVEHNRGKIEAA
- a CDS encoding DeoR/GlpR family transcriptional regulator, yielding MNLPPRQQQILELVRERGYVSIEEMAQLFVVTPQTIRRDINQLADANLLRRYHGGAAYDSSVENTAYAMRADQMRDEKQRIGEAIAAQIPDHASLFINIGTTTESIARALLNHSHLKIITNNLNVASMLSAKDDFDVLLTGGNVRRDGGVVGQASVDFINQFKVDFALVGISGIDEDGSLLDFDYQEVRVSQAIIANARQVILAADSSKFGRNAMIRLGPISLVDCLVTDQQPVPALVQLLNDHKVRLEVV
- the glpK gene encoding glycerol kinase GlpK, which translates into the protein MTDIQNKNYIIALDQGTTSSRAIIFDRDANVVCTAQREFAQHYPQAGWVEHDPMEIFATQSAVMVEALAQAGLHHDQVAAIGITNQRETTVVWDKVTGRPIYNAIVWQCRRSTEICQQLKRDGHEQYISDTTGLVTDPYFSGTKLKWILDNVEGSRERARNGELLFGTVDSWLIWKFTGGKTHVTDYTNASRTMLFNIHTLEWDAKMLEILDIPREMLPEVKSSSEIYGRTKSGIAIGGIAGDQQAALFGQMCVEAGQAKNTYGTGCFLLMNTGDKAVKSKHGMLTTIACGPRGEVAYALEGAVFNGGSTVQWLRDELKIINDAHDTEYFAGKVKDSNGVYLVPAFTGLGAPYWDPYARGALFGLTRGVRVDHIIRAALESIAYQTRDVLDAMQQDSGERLKALRVDGGAVANNFLMQFQADILGTQVERPQMRETTALGAAYLAGLACGFWGSLDELRGKAVIEREFEPQLEEKEKEKLYAGWQKAVSRTRDWEPHEGAE
- a CDS encoding MIP/aquaporin family protein encodes the protein MTTALQQPSLSSQCMAEFLGTALLIFFGTGCVAALKVAGASFGLWEISIIWGIGVSMAIYLSAGISGAHLNPAVSIALCIFADFEKRKLPFYILAQIAGAFCAAALVYTLYSNLFFDYEQTHHMVRGSQASLELASVFSTYPHALLSTAQAFLVEMVITAILMGVIMALTDDNNGLPRGPLAPLLIGLLIAVIGSAMGPLTGFAMNPARDLGPKLMTFFAGWGEIAFTGGRDIPYFLVPIFGPIVGACLGAAAYRGLIARHLPSAAPAAVEETPDTAVNGKTRIS
- the ybaK gene encoding Cys-tRNA(Pro) deacylase; translated protein: MTPALDLLKKVRAEHHIHSYEHDPKAASYGLEAAEKLGLDPAQVFKTLLASSEKGELLVAVVPVVGSLDLKALAQAAGVKKVEMADPAAAQRSTGYLLGGISPLGQKKRLRTFIDETAQPFATIFVSAGRRGLEVELSAAVLAEHTQAKFAPIGRA
- a CDS encoding ABC transporter ATP-binding protein; the encoded protein is MSHPLLLNLRNLACGYQDQRVVQNLNLHLNAGDIGCLLGSSGCGKTTTLRAIAGFEPVHEGEISLAGEVISSAGFTLAPEKRRIGMVFQDYALFPHLSVADNIAFGIRKHPKKDHVVAELLELVNLKNLGKRFPHELSGGQQQRVALARALAPEPQLLLLDEPFSNLDGELRRKLSHEVRDILKVRGTSAILVTHDQEEAFAVSDQVGVFKEGRLEQWDTPYNLYHEPQTPYVASFIGQGYFIRGQLSTPESVSTELGELRGNRAYTWPTGGAVDVLLRPDDLVYAPDSALKARIVGKTFLGASTLYRLQLPTGAQLESIFPSHADHQIGADVGIRVAAEHLVLFQASGSVAAQIPQSESGVRRYSPAT
- the argF gene encoding ornithine carbamoyltransferase, which codes for MSARHFLSLMDCTPEELVSVIRRGIELKDLRNRGVLFEPLKNRVLGMIFEKSSTRTRLSFEAGMIQLGGQAIFLSPRDTQLGRGEPISDCAIVMSRMLDAVMIRTFAHSTLTEFAANSRVPVINGLSDDLHPCQLLADMQTFLEHRGSIQGKTVAWIGDGNNMCNSYIEAAIQFDFQLRVACPEGYEPDARFLAQAGERVTVVRDPRDAVIGAHLVSTDVWTSMGQEDETAKRLALFAPFQVTRALLDLAAPDVLFMHCLPAHRGEEISLDLLDDSRSVAWDQAENRLHAQKALLEFLVPPSYHHA